The following are from one region of the Phormidium sp. PBR-2020 genome:
- a CDS encoding HEAT repeat domain-containing protein encodes MTFISSGDPKGTPLPGSQKRSQLTSATEISTESLVASQTVRVLLDLLEVGDFQERWDAAKRLPSFGQPALEGTLALLRSHPEDDELAWFAAQVIGQFHSSEALSALLELLTSATTDEDVKGMAARTLANLGEVAIAPLSELLQEERWRLLGIRTLAQVRHGDVIERVVPFWDDENAEVRAQVLALLSCHRHPLLLTPVLKGVRDLSPLVRREATIALGLQHEWIQELAPEVVIVPLLRERLLDLDLAVSQQAAIALSRVGTLEAIAALGRCLRSSETPVPLKLEVIRALGWIQRPQSIELLQTALSLPSVQLCLEAIRVLSQVKPKRLKPRAAKALTTWWNGHPPHRETPEVRQAIALGLGNFGQPETQAVVRSLLEDADETVRWHAQAGCEAIG; translated from the coding sequence ATGACTTTTATTTCCTCGGGCGACCCCAAGGGTACGCCCCTACCTGGTTCTCAGAAGCGTTCACAGCTCACCTCAGCTACGGAGATCTCAACGGAGAGTCTGGTTGCGTCTCAAACTGTGAGGGTTCTCTTGGATTTGTTGGAGGTTGGAGACTTTCAGGAACGCTGGGATGCGGCGAAACGCTTGCCCAGTTTTGGTCAGCCGGCTTTGGAGGGGACGTTGGCGTTGTTGCGATCGCACCCTGAGGATGATGAGTTGGCCTGGTTCGCGGCTCAGGTGATTGGCCAGTTTCACTCGTCTGAGGCTTTGTCGGCGTTGCTGGAGTTGCTGACGAGTGCCACAACGGATGAGGATGTCAAGGGAATGGCGGCGCGGACGTTGGCAAATTTGGGGGAGGTGGCGATCGCCCCTCTGAGTGAGTTACTTCAGGAGGAACGCTGGCGTTTGTTGGGGATTCGCACTCTGGCGCAGGTTCGTCATGGGGATGTGATTGAACGGGTGGTTCCGTTTTGGGATGATGAGAATGCGGAGGTTCGCGCTCAGGTGCTGGCTCTGTTGAGTTGTCATCGTCATCCGCTGCTGCTGACACCGGTATTGAAGGGGGTACGGGATTTGTCGCCGCTGGTGCGCCGGGAAGCGACGATCGCCCTGGGGTTACAGCATGAGTGGATTCAGGAGTTAGCCCCTGAGGTGGTGATTGTGCCGTTGCTTCGGGAACGACTGCTAGATTTGGATTTGGCGGTGAGTCAGCAGGCGGCGATCGCCCTCTCACGTGTGGGAACCTTGGAGGCGATCGCGGCTCTCGGCCGCTGTTTGCGATCGTCGGAAACCCCGGTTCCTCTCAAGTTGGAGGTGATCCGTGCGTTGGGCTGGATTCAACGGCCCCAGTCCATTGAACTGTTACAAACAGCGTTGTCTCTGCCGAGTGTACAACTCTGTTTAGAGGCGATTCGGGTGTTATCCCAGGTGAAGCCGAAGCGTTTAAAACCCCGAGCAGCTAAGGCGTTAACGACCTGGTGGAACGGTCATCCCCCCCATCGGGAGACTCCTGAGGTTCGCCAGGCGATCGCTCTGGGGTTGGGGAATTTCGGGCAGCCGGAGACTCAGGCGGTGGTGCGATCGCTCCTAGAGGATGCGGATGAAACGGTGCGTTGGCACGCTCAAGCGGGATGTGAGGCGATCGGCTAA
- a CDS encoding family 10 glycosylhydrolase, giving the protein MTLTRSSGIPKRRRLIRLLWVALTLTTLLLTQLPSLARQDLASAPQYEFRGVWAASVVNIDWPSSPNLSTQQQKAELIGILNRMQQLNLNALILQVRPAGDAFYYSETEPWSYWLTGQQGRPPSPFYDPLEFAIEEAHARNIELHAWFNPYRAKLGGNYDLAANHMARQYPQYAYPYRNLIWMDPGAKVIQDRTYEVILDVVNRYSLDGVHLDDYFYPYPEAGVEFPDDDTYREYRKNGGTLSRDDWRRDNVNRLVRRLYEGIKAAKPQVKFGISPFGIYRPGQPPGIRGMDQFAAIYADPKLWLQQGWVDYMAPQLYWRIDPPEQSYPHLLDWWLGQNPLGRHIYTGNYLSRLNNSDWPVSEFLRQVDISRRANSRKSLGNIFFSVKVFMENRFGVNESFRSRLYPTPALIPPMPWLDAQAPDAPQGVETTGHRIHWQPQYSEDVRSLALYKRQNRRWQLEQVLSRNQTEVDVNPGRYALRTVDALSNQSEAVQVSVRR; this is encoded by the coding sequence ATGACTCTAACTCGCTCCTCTGGCATCCCCAAACGACGCCGACTCATACGGCTGCTCTGGGTTGCCCTCACCCTCACCACTCTCCTACTCACCCAACTCCCCAGCCTGGCCCGACAAGACCTGGCCAGCGCCCCTCAATACGAATTTCGCGGGGTTTGGGCTGCCTCCGTGGTCAACATCGACTGGCCCTCTAGCCCCAACCTCAGCACCCAACAGCAAAAAGCAGAACTCATCGGCATCCTCAACCGGATGCAACAACTCAACCTCAATGCCCTGATTCTGCAAGTGCGCCCCGCCGGTGATGCCTTCTACTACTCCGAAACCGAACCCTGGAGTTATTGGCTCACCGGACAACAGGGACGACCCCCTAGTCCCTTCTACGATCCCCTCGAATTCGCCATTGAGGAAGCCCACGCCCGCAACATTGAACTGCACGCCTGGTTTAACCCCTATCGCGCTAAACTTGGCGGTAACTATGACCTGGCCGCCAACCACATGGCTCGCCAGTACCCCCAATATGCCTATCCTTATCGCAACCTGATTTGGATGGACCCGGGGGCCAAGGTGATTCAAGATCGCACCTATGAGGTGATTCTGGATGTGGTCAACCGCTATAGTCTCGATGGCGTTCACCTCGATGACTACTTCTATCCCTACCCAGAAGCCGGTGTTGAGTTCCCCGATGATGACACCTATCGGGAGTATCGTAAAAATGGCGGTACCTTAAGCCGCGATGATTGGCGTCGGGATAATGTCAATCGCCTGGTACGTCGCCTCTATGAGGGCATCAAAGCCGCTAAACCCCAGGTTAAATTCGGCATTAGTCCCTTTGGCATCTATCGCCCTGGACAGCCCCCCGGAATTCGGGGGATGGATCAGTTTGCAGCAATCTATGCTGACCCCAAACTCTGGCTCCAACAAGGCTGGGTGGATTATATGGCTCCGCAACTCTACTGGCGCATTGACCCTCCCGAACAGAGTTATCCCCACTTGCTCGACTGGTGGCTTGGCCAGAATCCCCTGGGCCGTCATATCTATACCGGTAACTATCTCAGTCGCCTCAATAACAGCGATTGGCCGGTGAGTGAATTTCTGCGTCAGGTGGATATCTCCCGACGGGCTAATTCTCGCAAATCTCTGGGGAATATCTTTTTCAGCGTCAAGGTCTTTATGGAAAACCGGTTTGGGGTCAACGAAAGCTTCCGATCGCGCCTCTACCCAACCCCTGCCCTGATTCCCCCGATGCCTTGGCTGGATGCTCAAGCGCCCGACGCACCCCAAGGAGTTGAAACCACCGGCCATCGCATCCATTGGCAACCCCAATACTCCGAGGACGTGCGATCGCTGGCCCTATATAAACGCCAAAACCGCCGTTGGCAGCTCGAACAAGTCCTCTCTCGCAACCAAACCGAGGTGGACGTCAACCCAGGACGCTACGCCCTGCGAACTGTTGATGCCCTCTCCAATCAAAGCGAGGCGGTGCAAGTCTCCGTAAGACGTTAA